Proteins encoded together in one Glandiceps talaboti chromosome 11, keGlaTala1.1, whole genome shotgun sequence window:
- the LOC144442792 gene encoding divergent protein kinase domain 2A-like: protein MSDLVRCPSRRLLDSIWSTFKNMQGEESEETGEMTPANKIMLMSMINFNPEPLMVEIFPQSQGWPFPSYIGSCGRFVVMDYEGRTLSEFYDAAWSIRINLAYQVFEIAEHFTNNAEDYALYMTDIVAENFAVTKDGDVKLIDIENIIVVDKKMIREDKPENWDQKLASIHDDCVNSPNCLSFSDHDLCTHVEADHNYYAACHSLIASDAWIGSKPGGLLHDIPENIKKNTDLEHLLNECQNPTETNGRFTTAPQLLSLLQKLSNRM from the exons ATGTCTGACTTAGTGAGGTGTCCTTCGCGGAGACTGTTAGATAGTATATGGTCAACTTTCAAGAACATGCAAGGAGAAGAAAGCGAAGAGACAGGGGAGATGACTCCAGCAAACAAAATAATGCTGATGTCTATGATAAACTTTAACCCGGAACCACTTATGGTAGAG ATATTTCCTCAATCACAAGGTTGGCCGTTCCCTTCCTACATTGGTTCATGTGGTCGTTTTGTTGTCATGGACTATGAAGGTAGAACTCTGAGTGAATTCTATGATGCAGCCTGGTCTATACGGATTAATTTGGCCTACCAAGTATTTGAAATAGCTGAACACTTCACAAATAATGCAGAAGATTATGCCTTGTACATGACTGATATAGTGGCTGAGAATTTCGCTGTCACCAAAGATGGTGATGTGAAGTTGATTGATATCGAAAACATTATAGTCGTAGATAAGAAGATGATAAGGGAAG ATAAGCCTGAAAACTGGGACCAGAAGCTTGCCAGTATCCATGACGACTGTGTTAATAGTCCAAATTGTTTGTCATTTAGTGATCATGATTTATGTACCCATGTAGAAGCTGATCATAATTATTATGCTGCATGTCATAGCTTAATAG CAAGTGACGCTTGGATTGGAAGTAAACCAGGTGGATTACTTCATGATATTCCAGAGAACATCAAGAAAAATACAGACCTGGAGCATTTATTGAATGAATGTCAGAATCCCACTGAAACCAATGGAAGATTTACAACAGCTCCTCAGTTGCTGTCATTGCTTCAGAAACTTTCAAACAGAATGTAA